One segment of Deltaproteobacteria bacterium DNA contains the following:
- a CDS encoding GGDEF domain-containing protein yields the protein MGKEACLVVIYGLDLGKKYNLDKPSLIIGRSSKADIQIDQESVSRNHCKIINTGKTIMLRDLGSTNGTYVNDELIDEYVLRDGDFIKIGRSIFKFLSGDNIENAYHEEIYRLTTIDGLTQVYNKRYFLETLEREIGRAERYRRDLSLIIFDIDHFKKINDTYGHLAGDHVLKHLALVIRSRIRREDILSRYGGEEFAIILPEIDRHNATQFAEKIRRLIEKAVFRFEETEIPVTISIGVASWSPEYADASEFIKAADDKLYEAKMQGRNRVMS from the coding sequence ATGGGCAAGGAGGCGTGCCTCGTGGTCATCTACGGCCTCGACCTCGGCAAGAAGTACAACCTCGACAAGCCGTCGCTGATCATCGGCCGCTCGTCGAAGGCCGACATTCAGATCGACCAGGAGTCGGTGTCGCGCAACCACTGCAAGATCATCAACACCGGCAAGACGATCATGCTGCGCGACCTCGGATCGACCAACGGCACGTACGTGAACGACGAACTCATCGACGAGTACGTGCTGCGGGACGGCGATTTCATCAAGATCGGCCGCAGCATCTTCAAGTTCTTGTCGGGGGACAACATCGAGAACGCCTACCACGAGGAGATCTATCGCCTCACTACGATCGACGGGCTCACGCAGGTTTACAACAAGCGCTACTTTCTCGAGACGCTCGAGCGCGAGATCGGGCGTGCCGAGCGCTACCGGCGCGACCTGTCGCTCATCATCTTCGACATCGACCACTTCAAGAAGATCAACGACACGTACGGCCATCTGGCTGGCGATCACGTCCTCAAGCACCTGGCGCTGGTGATCAGGTCGCGGATTCGGCGCGAGGACATCCTGTCGCGCTACGGCGGCGAGGAGTTCGCGATCATTCTGCCCGAGATCGACCGCCACAACGCGACCCAGTTCGCCGAGAAGATCCGACGGCTCATCGAGAAGGCGGTGTTCCGGTTCGAGGAGACCGAGATTCCGGTGACGATCTCGATCGGCGTGGCGTCCTGGTCACCCGAGTACGCGGACGCGTCCGAGTTCATCAAGGCGGCCGACGACAAGCTGTACGAGGCCAAAATGCAGGGGCGCAACCGCGTCATGAGTTGA